A genomic stretch from Serratia entomophila includes:
- a CDS encoding TerC family protein codes for MMNTVGTPWLWGSFAAVIVVMLAIDLLLQGRKGAHTMTLKQAASWSVVWISLSLLFNLGFWYYLNETAGRAVADTQALAFLTGYLIEKALAVDNVFVWLMLFSYFAVPANLQRRVLIFGVLGAIVLRTLMIFAGSWLVSQFQWLLYLFGAFLLFTGIKMALAKEDDSAIGDKPLVKWLRSRLRMTDNLEGERFFVRRNGILFATPLLLVLILVELSDVIFAVDSIPAIFAVTTDPFIVLTSNLFAIMGLRAMYFLLASVAERFSMLKYGLSVILVFIGIKMLIIDLFHIPIGVSLGVVGGILTLTLLINAWVNHRNDRLTKKAP; via the coding sequence ATGATGAATACCGTTGGCACACCTTGGCTATGGGGCAGCTTCGCCGCCGTGATAGTCGTGATGCTCGCAATCGACTTACTGCTGCAGGGCCGCAAGGGCGCGCACACCATGACGCTGAAGCAGGCCGCCAGTTGGTCGGTGGTGTGGATCAGCCTTTCCCTGCTGTTTAACCTGGGTTTTTGGTATTACCTGAACGAAACCGCCGGGCGGGCGGTCGCCGACACCCAGGCATTGGCATTCCTGACCGGCTACCTGATCGAAAAAGCGCTGGCGGTAGATAACGTGTTCGTCTGGCTGATGTTGTTCAGCTACTTCGCCGTACCGGCCAACCTGCAGCGTCGGGTGCTTATTTTCGGCGTACTGGGCGCGATCGTGCTGCGTACCCTGATGATCTTCGCCGGCAGCTGGCTGGTGTCGCAATTCCAGTGGCTGCTGTATCTGTTCGGCGCTTTCCTGCTGTTCACCGGCATCAAGATGGCGCTGGCGAAAGAAGATGATTCGGCGATCGGCGACAAGCCGCTGGTGAAATGGCTGCGCAGCCGCCTGCGTATGACCGATAACCTGGAAGGCGAGCGTTTCTTCGTGCGCCGTAACGGCATTCTGTTCGCCACCCCGCTGTTGCTGGTGCTGATCCTGGTGGAACTGAGCGACGTGATCTTCGCGGTCGACAGCATTCCGGCAATCTTCGCCGTCACCACCGACCCGTTCATCGTACTCACCTCTAACCTGTTCGCCATCATGGGCCTGCGCGCCATGTACTTCCTGTTGGCCAGCGTGGCGGAGCGATTCTCGATGCTGAAGTACGGCCTGTCGGTGATCCTGGTGTTCATCGGCATCAAGATGCTGATTATCGATCTGTTCCATATCCCGATCGGCGTATCGCTCGGCGTCGTGGGGGGGATTTTGACGCTGACGCTGCTGATCAATGCCTGGGTTAACCACCGTAACGATCGCCTGACGAAGAAAGCGCCATAA
- the sstT gene encoding serine/threonine transporter SstT translates to MQKLLQRITQGSLVKQIMVGLAAGILVALVSPAAAVAVGLLGTLFVGALKAVAPLLVLVLVMASIANHKHGQKTNIRPILFLYLLGTFAAALVAVAVSFVFPSTLALTTGTTDITPPGGIVDVMKGLLLSVVANPFHALINANYIGILAWAVGLGLALRHASENTKGLINDMSHAVTLLVRAVIRCAPLGIFGLVASTLAETGFGALWGYAQLLMVLIGCMLLVALVLNPLIVYWKIRRNPYPLVFTCLRESGVTAFFTRSSAANIPVNMELSKKLNLNEDTYSVSIPLGATINMAGAAITITVLTLAAVNTLGIAVDVPTALLLSVVAALCACGASGVAGGSLLLIPLACNMFGIPNDVAMQVVAVGFIIGVLQDSAETALNSSTDVLFTAAACQAEDQRLANEDPLKVR, encoded by the coding sequence ATGCAAAAATTACTACAAAGGATCACACAGGGCAGCCTGGTCAAACAAATCATGGTCGGCCTGGCGGCCGGCATTCTGGTCGCGCTGGTTTCACCGGCCGCGGCCGTCGCGGTGGGCCTGCTCGGCACGCTGTTCGTCGGCGCGCTGAAAGCCGTGGCGCCGCTGTTGGTGCTGGTGCTGGTCATGGCCTCCATCGCCAACCACAAGCACGGGCAGAAGACCAACATCCGCCCTATCCTGTTCCTGTATCTGCTGGGCACCTTCGCGGCGGCGCTGGTGGCGGTGGCGGTCAGCTTCGTTTTCCCTTCCACGCTGGCGCTGACCACAGGTACAACGGATATCACCCCGCCGGGCGGCATCGTGGACGTGATGAAAGGGCTGCTGTTGAGCGTGGTAGCCAACCCGTTCCACGCGCTGATTAACGCCAACTACATCGGCATTCTGGCCTGGGCTGTCGGCCTGGGCCTGGCGTTGCGCCATGCTTCGGAGAACACCAAAGGGCTGATCAACGATATGTCGCATGCGGTGACCCTGCTGGTGCGCGCGGTGATCCGCTGCGCGCCGCTCGGCATCTTCGGCCTGGTGGCCTCGACGCTGGCGGAAACCGGCTTCGGCGCGCTCTGGGGCTATGCCCAGTTGCTGATGGTGTTGATCGGCTGCATGCTGCTGGTGGCGCTGGTGCTGAATCCGTTGATCGTCTATTGGAAGATCCGCCGCAATCCTTATCCGCTGGTGTTCACCTGCCTGCGTGAAAGCGGCGTAACCGCCTTCTTCACCCGCAGCTCGGCCGCCAATATTCCGGTGAACATGGAGCTGAGCAAGAAACTGAATCTGAACGAAGACACTTACTCTGTCTCCATTCCGCTGGGCGCGACCATCAATATGGCCGGCGCGGCCATCACCATCACCGTGCTGACGCTGGCGGCGGTGAATACGCTGGGGATCGCGGTCGATGTGCCGACCGCGCTGCTGCTGAGCGTGGTGGCCGCACTCTGTGCCTGCGGCGCCTCCGGCGTGGCCGGCGGTTCGCTGCTGCTGATCCCGCTGGCGTGCAACATGTTCGGTATTCCGAACGACGTGGCGATGCAGGTGGTGGCGGTCGGCTTTATCATCGGCGTGCTGCAGGACTCGGCTGAAACCGCCCTCAACTCCTCCACCGACGTGCTGTTTACCGCGGCGGCCTGCCAGGCGGAAGATCAGCGCCTGGCGAATGAAGACCCGCTGAAGGTTCGCTAA
- a CDS encoding UxaA family hydrolase: MQSIVKIHSQDNVAVALRDLAADEALTLGGLRFRLAQPLARGHKFALRPIAAGEDIIKYGLPIGHALAAIAPGEHIHSQNAKTNLSDLDSYQYQPQLPALPPQAADREVLLYRRANGEVGIRNELWIVPTVGCVNGIARQIQRRFLQATQEAAGIDGVHLFSHPFGCSQLGQDHENTRTMLQNMVRHPNAGAVLVIGLGCENNQVDTFRATLGMEDEQRVRFMVCQQQDDEVEAGLALLHGLYRAMRDDRREPGTLSELRFGLECGGSDGLSGITANPLLGRFSDYVIANGGTTVLTEVPEMFGAERILMSRCRDRATFDKTVSMVNDFKQYFIDHQQPIYENPSPGNKAGGITTLEEKSLGCTQKAGQSQVVDVLKYGERLREPGLNLLSAPGNDAVATSALAGAGCHMVLFSTGRGTPYGGFVPTVKLATNSELAAKKPHWIDFDAGRLIHDTPMDSLLAQFVDLIVAIANGQPARNEVNDFRELAIFKSGVTL, encoded by the coding sequence ATGCAAAGCATCGTAAAAATTCATTCGCAGGATAATGTGGCGGTGGCGCTGCGCGATCTGGCGGCCGACGAAGCGCTGACGCTGGGCGGGCTGCGTTTCCGGCTGGCCCAGCCGCTGGCGCGTGGGCACAAGTTTGCGCTGCGGCCGATTGCTGCGGGGGAAGACATCATCAAGTATGGTCTGCCGATCGGCCATGCGCTGGCGGCGATTGCACCGGGTGAACACATTCATTCGCAGAACGCCAAAACCAACCTGAGCGATCTGGACAGCTACCAGTATCAGCCGCAGTTGCCGGCGCTGCCGCCGCAGGCAGCGGATCGCGAGGTGCTGCTGTACCGGCGCGCCAACGGCGAAGTGGGCATCCGCAACGAACTGTGGATTGTGCCGACCGTCGGCTGCGTCAACGGCATCGCCCGCCAGATCCAGCGGCGTTTCTTGCAGGCAACCCAGGAAGCGGCGGGGATCGACGGCGTACATCTGTTCAGCCATCCGTTTGGCTGTTCGCAGCTGGGCCAGGATCATGAAAATACCCGCACCATGCTGCAAAATATGGTGCGCCATCCCAATGCCGGCGCGGTGCTGGTGATCGGCCTGGGTTGTGAGAACAACCAGGTGGACACCTTCCGCGCAACGCTGGGAATGGAGGACGAGCAGCGGGTGCGCTTTATGGTATGCCAGCAGCAGGACGACGAAGTAGAGGCCGGGCTGGCGCTGCTGCACGGCTTATACCGGGCGATGCGCGACGATCGGCGCGAACCGGGCACGCTGAGCGAGCTGAGGTTCGGCCTGGAGTGCGGCGGCTCGGACGGGCTGTCCGGCATCACCGCCAACCCGCTGCTGGGGCGTTTTTCCGACTATGTGATCGCCAACGGCGGCACGACGGTGCTGACCGAGGTGCCGGAGATGTTCGGTGCCGAACGCATCCTGATGAGCCGCTGCCGCGATCGGGCGACCTTCGACAAAACCGTCAGCATGGTGAACGATTTTAAACAGTACTTTATCGATCACCAGCAACCTATTTACGAGAACCCTTCGCCGGGCAACAAGGCCGGCGGCATCACCACGCTGGAGGAGAAATCGCTCGGCTGTACCCAGAAGGCGGGACAGAGCCAGGTGGTGGACGTACTGAAATACGGCGAACGGCTGCGTGAACCGGGGCTAAACTTGCTCAGCGCGCCGGGCAACGACGCGGTGGCGACCAGCGCGCTGGCCGGCGCCGGCTGCCATATGGTGCTGTTCAGTACCGGGCGCGGTACGCCTTACGGCGGCTTTGTGCCAACGGTCAAACTGGCCACCAACAGCGAGCTGGCGGCGAAAAAACCGCATTGGATCGATTTCGACGCCGGCCGCTTAATCCACGACACGCCGATGGACAGCCTGCTGGCGCAGTTCGTCGATCTGATCGTCGCCATCGCCAATGGGCAGCCGGCGCGCAATGAAGTGAACGATTTTCGCGAGCTGGCGATTTTTAAAAGCGGGGTGACATTGTAA
- the uxaC gene encoding glucuronate isomerase, producing MATFLSEDFLLGNEFARRLYHDYAADQPIFDYHCHLPPEQIAENTRFSNLYEIWLKGDHYKWRAMRTNGVAERLCTGDASDREKFDAWAATVPHTIGNPLYHWTHLELRRPFGITGTLLSPATANDIWQRGNALLAQDNFRARGIMQQMKVKMVGTTDDPIDSLRHHRTIAEDSSFDIKVLPSWRPDKAFNIDAPGFNDYLQRLEAAADVSIGRFSALCDALKKRMDHFAAHGCKVADHALDVVVYGEADEAALDAILGRRLGGELPTPQQSAQFKSAVLLFLAGEYQRREWVQQYHIGALRNNNSRMLASVGPDIGFDSINDRPLAEPLSRLLDAQARQGGLPKTILYCLNPRDNEVIGTMVGNFQGEGTPGKMQFGSGWWFNDQKDGMQRQMTQLAQLGLLSRFVGMLTDSRSFLSYTRHEYFRRILCQMIGGWVEDGEAPADIALLGEMVKNICFDNAKNYFAIELA from the coding sequence ATGGCGACGTTTTTAAGCGAAGACTTTCTGCTGGGCAATGAATTTGCCCGGCGTTTGTATCATGACTATGCGGCGGACCAGCCGATCTTTGATTACCACTGCCATTTGCCGCCGGAGCAGATCGCCGAAAATACCCGTTTCAGCAACCTGTATGAGATTTGGCTGAAGGGCGATCACTATAAGTGGCGCGCGATGCGCACCAACGGCGTAGCCGAGCGGTTGTGCACCGGCGATGCAAGCGATCGCGAGAAGTTCGACGCCTGGGCCGCCACCGTGCCGCACACCATCGGCAACCCGCTGTACCACTGGACGCATCTGGAGCTGCGCCGGCCGTTCGGCATTACCGGCACGCTGCTCTCCCCGGCGACGGCGAACGACATTTGGCAGCGCGGCAACGCCCTGCTGGCGCAGGACAACTTCCGGGCGCGCGGCATCATGCAGCAGATGAAGGTGAAAATGGTCGGCACCACCGACGATCCGATCGACTCTCTGCGCCACCACCGGACCATTGCCGAGGACAGCAGCTTCGACATCAAGGTGCTGCCAAGCTGGCGGCCGGACAAGGCGTTCAATATCGACGCGCCGGGCTTCAACGATTATCTGCAGCGGCTGGAGGCGGCGGCGGACGTCAGCATCGGCCGCTTCAGCGCGCTATGCGACGCATTGAAGAAACGCATGGACCACTTTGCCGCCCACGGCTGCAAGGTAGCCGATCATGCGCTGGACGTGGTGGTGTACGGCGAAGCCGACGAAGCGGCGCTGGACGCCATTCTCGGCAGGCGCCTGGGCGGCGAGCTGCCGACGCCGCAACAGAGCGCGCAGTTCAAAAGCGCGGTGTTGCTGTTTCTGGCCGGTGAATATCAGCGCCGCGAATGGGTACAGCAGTATCACATCGGTGCGCTGCGCAATAACAACAGCCGCATGCTGGCCAGCGTCGGGCCGGATATCGGCTTCGATTCGATCAACGACCGCCCGCTGGCGGAACCGCTGTCACGGCTGCTGGACGCTCAGGCGCGGCAGGGCGGCCTGCCGAAAACCATCCTCTACTGCCTCAACCCGCGCGATAACGAAGTGATCGGCACCATGGTCGGCAACTTCCAGGGGGAAGGCACGCCCGGCAAGATGCAGTTCGGCTCCGGCTGGTGGTTCAACGATCAGAAAGACGGCATGCAGCGCCAGATGACGCAGCTGGCGCAGCTCGGCCTGCTGAGCCGCTTCGTCGGCATGCTGACCGACAGCCGCAGTTTCTTGTCCTATACGCGCCATGAGTATTTCCGCCGCATTCTGTGCCAGATGATCGGCGGTTGGGTGGAAGACGGCGAAGCGCCGGCGGATATCGCGCTGCTCGGCGAGATGGTGAAAAACATCTGTTTCGACAATGCCAAAAACTATTTCGCCATCGAACTGGCGTAG
- a CDS encoding MFS transporter gives MRKIKGLRWYMIGLVTIGTVLGYLTRNAIAVAAPTLEGTLHITTQQYSYIVAAYSACYTVMQPVAGYVLDVLGTKIGYAMFAILWAIFCMGTALANSWGGLALARGAVGMAEAAMIPAGLKASSEWFPAKERSIAVGYFNVGSSIGGMIAPPLVVWAIVAHSWEMAFIITGVLSLIWAICWLIFYKHPKDQQKLSHEERDYILEGQEAQHQTSNAKKMSAWQIVRNRQFWGIALPRFLAEPAWGTFNAWIPLFMFKAYGFNLKEIAMFAWMPMLFADLGCIVGGYLPPLFQKYFKVNLIVSRKLVVTLGAVLMIGPGMIGLFTSPYAAIALLCVGGFAHQALSGALITLSSDVFGRNEVATANGLTGMAAWTASTLFALVVGALADTLGFSPLFAALSVFDILGAIVIWTVLQNRPASQPAEEPLQQAPARG, from the coding sequence ATGCGTAAAATTAAAGGATTACGCTGGTACATGATTGGGTTGGTAACCATCGGCACCGTACTAGGCTACCTGACCCGCAACGCCATCGCCGTTGCGGCGCCGACGCTGGAAGGCACGCTGCACATCACCACCCAGCAGTATTCCTATATCGTCGCCGCCTATTCCGCCTGCTATACGGTGATGCAGCCGGTCGCCGGCTACGTGCTGGACGTGCTCGGCACTAAGATAGGCTACGCAATGTTCGCCATCCTGTGGGCTATATTCTGCATGGGCACCGCGCTGGCCAACAGCTGGGGCGGGCTGGCGCTGGCGCGGGGCGCGGTGGGCATGGCCGAAGCGGCGATGATCCCCGCCGGGCTGAAGGCCAGCAGCGAATGGTTCCCGGCCAAAGAGCGTTCCATCGCCGTAGGGTACTTCAACGTCGGCTCGTCGATCGGCGGGATGATCGCCCCGCCGCTGGTGGTGTGGGCCATCGTCGCGCACAGCTGGGAGATGGCATTTATCATCACCGGCGTGCTGAGCTTGATCTGGGCCATTTGCTGGCTGATTTTCTACAAGCACCCGAAAGATCAACAGAAGCTGAGCCATGAAGAACGCGATTACATCCTGGAAGGGCAGGAAGCGCAGCACCAGACCAGCAACGCCAAAAAGATGTCGGCCTGGCAAATAGTGCGCAACCGCCAGTTTTGGGGCATTGCGCTGCCGCGCTTTTTGGCCGAGCCGGCCTGGGGTACCTTTAACGCCTGGATCCCGCTGTTCATGTTCAAAGCCTACGGCTTTAACCTGAAAGAGATCGCCATGTTCGCCTGGATGCCGATGCTGTTCGCCGATCTCGGCTGCATCGTCGGCGGCTATCTGCCGCCGCTGTTCCAGAAATACTTCAAGGTTAACCTGATCGTTTCGCGCAAACTGGTGGTCACCCTGGGCGCAGTGTTGATGATTGGCCCCGGCATGATTGGCCTGTTCACCAGCCCTTACGCCGCCATTGCGCTGCTGTGCGTGGGCGGCTTCGCCCACCAGGCGCTTTCCGGCGCGCTGATCACCCTGTCTTCAGACGTGTTCGGCCGCAACGAAGTGGCGACCGCCAACGGCCTGACCGGCATGGCGGCCTGGACGGCGAGCACCCTGTTCGCCCTGGTGGTCGGCGCGCTGGCGGATACCCTCGGCTTCAGCCCGCTGTTCGCCGCGCTGTCGGTGTTCGACATTCTTGGCGCCATCGTCATCTGGACAGTGTTGCAAAACCGCCCGGCTTCCCAGCCGGCGGAAGAACCGCTGCAGCAAGCCCCGGCGCGCGGTTAA
- the exuR gene encoding transcriptional regulator ExuR — protein sequence MEFTETRRLYQQLAAELKQRIESGRYPVGDKLPAERYIAEEMSVSRTVVREAIIMLEVEGYVDVRKGSGIHVVSNQQKHLVVPGDSIEFATAGPFELLQARQLIESNIAEFAATQVTKQDIVQLMEIQEHARKEDRFRDSQWDLKFHVQVALATQNTAMATIVEKMWVQRVNNPYWIKLHEHIDDRSIASWCDDHDQILKALMRKDPYAAKLAMWQHLENTKQMLFNATSNDFEYNADRYLFADNPVVHLDGAGGEGK from the coding sequence ATGGAATTCACTGAAACCAGACGCCTGTATCAGCAACTGGCCGCCGAGCTTAAGCAACGCATCGAGAGCGGCCGCTACCCGGTGGGCGACAAGCTGCCGGCCGAGCGATACATCGCCGAAGAGATGAGCGTCAGCCGCACCGTGGTGCGTGAGGCCATCATCATGCTGGAAGTGGAAGGCTATGTTGACGTGCGCAAAGGGTCCGGGATCCATGTGGTGTCCAACCAGCAAAAGCACCTGGTAGTACCGGGCGATAGTATTGAATTCGCCACCGCCGGCCCGTTCGAACTGCTGCAGGCGCGCCAGCTTATCGAGAGCAACATCGCCGAATTCGCCGCCACTCAGGTGACCAAGCAGGACATTGTCCAGTTGATGGAGATCCAGGAACACGCCCGCAAGGAAGACCGCTTCCGCGATTCGCAATGGGACCTGAAGTTCCACGTGCAGGTGGCGCTGGCCACCCAGAACACCGCCATGGCCACCATCGTGGAAAAAATGTGGGTGCAGAGGGTGAACAACCCTTACTGGATCAAACTGCACGAGCATATCGACGATCGCTCAATCGCCAGCTGGTGCGACGATCACGATCAGATCCTCAAGGCGCTGATGCGCAAAGATCCTTACGCCGCCAAGCTGGCGATGTGGCAGCACCTGGAAAACACCAAGCAGATGCTGTTCAACGCCACCAGCAACGATTTCGAATACAACGCCGATCGCTACCTGTTCGCCGACAATCCGGTGGTTCATCTGGACGGAGCCGGCGGCGAAGGCAAATAA
- a CDS encoding DedA family protein: MDIIKELLHALWQQDFETLANPSLVWTLYVLLFMILFLENGLLPAAFLPGDSLLILVGVLIAKGTMNFPLTILILTVAASLGCWVSYIQGKWLGNTRTVQGWLSHLPAHYHQRAHQLFHRHGLSALLVGRFLAFVRTLLPTIAGLSGLSNARFQFFNWMSGLLWVLILTSLGFALGKTPVFRKYEDQLMFCLMMLPLVLLVVGLVGSLIVLWRKKRADGQNSGKGA, encoded by the coding sequence ATGGATATCATTAAAGAACTGTTACACGCCTTGTGGCAGCAGGATTTTGAAACGCTGGCGAACCCTTCGCTGGTGTGGACCCTCTACGTGCTGCTGTTTATGATCCTGTTTTTGGAAAACGGCCTGCTGCCGGCCGCCTTCCTGCCGGGCGACAGCCTGCTGATCCTGGTGGGCGTGCTGATCGCCAAAGGCACCATGAATTTCCCGCTGACCATCCTGATCCTGACCGTCGCCGCCAGCCTGGGGTGCTGGGTCAGTTACATACAGGGCAAGTGGCTCGGCAACACGCGAACGGTGCAAGGCTGGCTATCGCATCTGCCGGCCCACTATCACCAGCGCGCGCATCAGCTGTTTCACCGCCACGGGCTTTCCGCCCTGCTGGTTGGCCGCTTCCTGGCGTTTGTCCGCACCCTGTTGCCGACCATCGCCGGCCTTTCCGGCCTGAGCAACGCGCGTTTCCAATTCTTTAACTGGATGAGCGGCCTGCTGTGGGTGCTGATCCTCACCTCGCTGGGTTTTGCGCTGGGTAAAACCCCGGTATTCCGCAAATATGAAGACCAGCTGATGTTCTGCCTGATGATGCTGCCGCTGGTGCTGTTGGTGGTCGGGTTGGTCGGCTCGCTGATAGTACTGTGGCGCAAAAAGCGCGCAGACGGCCAGAATTCGGGGAAAGGGGCGTGA
- the mzrA gene encoding EnvZ/OmpR regulon moderator MzrA, with product MAKRPRWQYVLLIAFALLALATLLVPCMVRTESELRIRANQQGLSLPDGFYVYQRLDERGIRIKSITPEGDGLVIRLDSPEQQLLAREALQTILPPGYSIALSEAPVPSHWVREFARSPLNLG from the coding sequence ATGGCAAAGCGTCCGCGCTGGCAATACGTTCTGTTGATCGCGTTCGCCCTGTTGGCGCTGGCGACGCTGTTGGTGCCCTGCATGGTGCGCACCGAGAGCGAGCTGCGCATTCGCGCCAACCAGCAAGGCCTGTCGCTGCCGGACGGTTTTTACGTCTATCAGCGGTTGGATGAGCGCGGCATCCGCATCAAAAGCATTACACCGGAAGGCGATGGCCTGGTTATCCGCCTGGATTCGCCGGAGCAGCAACTGCTGGCGCGCGAAGCGCTGCAGACGATTTTACCCCCGGGCTACAGCATCGCGCTGAGTGAAGCCCCCGTTCCCTCTCACTGGGTGCGCGAATTTGCACGCTCCCCGCTCAATCTGGGATAA
- a CDS encoding DUF1090 domain-containing protein yields the protein MKLRHSLLLALPLFALPALSFAAEGGCATKAQNIQQQIDYATQHGNTHRVDGLKKALSEVQNNCTEAGLQAERQKKIDEKQTKVAERQQELKTAQQTGNLDKVAKKQQKLAQAQAELKQAQAE from the coding sequence ATGAAATTACGCCATTCACTTTTACTGGCCCTCCCCTTGTTCGCATTGCCGGCTCTGTCGTTCGCGGCGGAAGGCGGCTGCGCCACCAAGGCGCAGAACATCCAGCAACAGATCGATTACGCCACCCAGCACGGCAACACCCATAGGGTCGACGGGCTGAAAAAGGCGCTGAGCGAAGTGCAAAACAACTGCACCGAAGCCGGCCTGCAGGCCGAACGCCAGAAAAAAATCGATGAGAAACAAACCAAGGTCGCAGAGCGTCAGCAGGAGCTAAAAACCGCCCAGCAGACCGGCAACCTGGACAAGGTCGCCAAAAAACAGCAAAAGCTGGCGCAAGCGCAAGCCGAGCTGAAACAGGCCCAGGCGGAATAA
- a CDS encoding DUF883 family protein, giving the protein MAHDSNAENLRAELKSLADTLEEVLNSSTDKPKAELEKLRSKAQDALQGTRARLSDAGDKLASQTKQIAGQADDYVRDNPWTGIGIGAAVGVVLGVLLARR; this is encoded by the coding sequence ATGGCACATGATTCAAATGCAGAGAACTTACGCGCTGAACTGAAGTCCTTAGCCGACACGCTGGAAGAAGTGCTGAACTCTTCCACCGATAAGCCGAAAGCCGAGCTGGAAAAACTGCGTTCGAAGGCGCAAGACGCGCTGCAAGGCACCCGCGCGCGCCTGAGCGACGCCGGGGACAAACTCGCTTCGCAGACCAAGCAAATTGCCGGACAGGCGGACGATTACGTGCGTGACAACCCGTGGACCGGCATCGGTATCGGCGCCGCAGTGGGCGTGGTGTTGGGCGTTCTGCTCGCGCGTCGCTAA
- a CDS encoding phage holin family protein, whose translation MAEQPQVRAQGPAKGVLDIGQRIITLLVGMVETRVRLAVVELEEEKANLIQLLIMAGMTLLFTAFGLMSLLILIFWAIDPVYRLVALGATTGVLLFLAVVGTIWTLVKARRTTLLGATRKQLEMDRAELEGDR comes from the coding sequence ATGGCTGAACAACCGCAAGTTCGCGCACAGGGCCCCGCTAAAGGGGTCCTGGATATCGGCCAGCGCATCATCACCCTGCTGGTCGGCATGGTGGAAACCCGGGTTCGCCTGGCGGTGGTCGAGCTTGAAGAGGAGAAAGCCAACCTCATTCAGCTGCTGATCATGGCCGGCATGACCCTGCTGTTTACCGCTTTTGGCCTGATGAGCCTGTTGATCCTGATCTTCTGGGCCATCGATCCGGTCTACCGCCTGGTGGCGTTGGGCGCTACCACCGGGGTACTGCTGTTCCTGGCGGTCGTCGGCACCATCTGGACGCTGGTCAAGGCCCGTCGCACCACGCTCCTGGGCGCCACGCGCAAACAGCTGGAGATGGACCGTGCCGAGCTGGAGGGCGATCGATGA
- a CDS encoding YqjK-like family protein, whose amino-acid sequence MSRRRYLEWKKARLIRQIQQQRLDLADNKGQWLEKTERIDRGWQTVFGLRRYLVLGSSVMALYGIRHPSKMIRWSRRAFGAWSAIRLFKKTFSAK is encoded by the coding sequence ATGAGCCGCCGCCGCTATCTTGAATGGAAGAAAGCCAGGCTGATTCGGCAGATCCAGCAGCAACGGCTGGATCTGGCCGATAACAAAGGCCAATGGTTGGAAAAGACCGAACGCATCGACCGCGGCTGGCAAACGGTGTTTGGCCTGCGCCGTTATCTGGTGCTCGGCTCCAGCGTCATGGCGCTGTACGGCATCCGCCACCCCAGCAAGATGATTCGCTGGTCGCGCCGCGCCTTTGGCGCCTGGAGTGCTATTCGTTTGTTTAAGAAGACTTTTTCCGCCAAGTAG
- a CDS encoding DoxX family protein has translation MKKLEDTGLLVARILMPILFIVAGYGKMGDAYAGTQQYMQSMGVPGFLLPLTILLEFGGGLAILFGFLTRTVALFTAGFTILTALLFHTDFTVAVNQLMFMKNLTIAGGFIVLAVAGPGGFSIDRILNKKW, from the coding sequence ATGAAAAAATTAGAAGATACAGGTTTGCTGGTTGCTCGTATTCTGATGCCAATCCTGTTTATCGTGGCAGGCTACGGCAAAATGGGCGATGCCTACGCCGGCACCCAACAGTACATGCAATCGATGGGCGTGCCTGGCTTCTTGCTGCCGCTGACCATCCTGCTGGAGTTTGGCGGCGGTCTGGCGATCCTGTTCGGCTTCCTGACCCGCACCGTCGCGCTGTTCACCGCGGGCTTCACCATCCTGACCGCGCTGCTGTTCCACACCGACTTTACGGTTGCAGTGAACCAGCTGATGTTCATGAAAAACCTGACCATCGCCGGCGGCTTCATCGTTCTGGCGGTAGCCGGCCCGGGCGGTTTCAGCATCGACCGCATCCTGAACAAGAAGTGGTAA